In Miscanthus floridulus cultivar M001 chromosome 5, ASM1932011v1, whole genome shotgun sequence, one genomic interval encodes:
- the LOC136453515 gene encoding uncharacterized protein, protein MSQRPGRHQRRASQSVFVLPENFALEDVPAAVAEGGGVEQRKPAAADSSELQAARQAGRHRRAMSMAVASRDLEMISEDIGSYKYGA, encoded by the coding sequence ATGTCGCAGAGGCCAGGCAGGCACCAGAGGCGGGCGTCGCAGAGCGTGTTCGTGCTGCCGGAGAACTTCGCCCTGGAGGACGTGCCGGCGGCCGTGGCCGAGGGCGGCGGCGTCGAGCAGCGGAAGCCCGCGGCCGCGGACAGCTCCGAGCTGCAGGCGGCGAGGCAGGCGGGGCGCCACCGCCGGGCCATGTCCATGGCCGTCGCCTCCCGGGACCTGGAGATGATCTCGGAGGACATTGGGAGCTACAAGTACGGTGCGTAG